Proteins encoded in a region of the Neodiprion lecontei isolate iyNeoLeco1 chromosome 5, iyNeoLeco1.1, whole genome shotgun sequence genome:
- the LOC107225998 gene encoding ATP-binding cassette sub-family C member 4 isoform X1 has translation MNSEVKHSQKNPEEKSNFLSLLIFGWMAPIFWKGAKQDLQITDLQYDPLRADQSEYLGDLLEREWSKELLESEAELTRKENGEKKAKRRASLTRAIIRAFWFPYMLQGLLLLVQSTALHVSQPMLQEWIIGYFNHGEKNLVTQSEVLVYAGCLVIVTLLVVFITHHTTLRTQQIGMRVRVACCSILYRKILRIDQASFNNTVSGRVANLISNDVARFDMVPVFLHHIWIMPIQVMLIGYVMWRSVGVASLVGIGTMMLQTIPIQGYLSHLSAKLRSKIAVKTDERVHLMSELILGIQVVKMYSWEKPFESIMSKVRGLEVKLIGYTSYLRGFYLSVMAFSERVSLYLTLITFVIMGNSLTAQITFVLASLFSILQFSCTICFPQAIIQAGEANVSLDRLTDFLLLDEFKHTENFAVITEIEKNGVSNNTKRIKSPGQQTRNEVEIEMCKIAANWVHGQLPPTLSEVSLTITARSLCALVGPVGSGKSSLLHLVLGELPIRAGKLSLLAGGNGSKTKIIDTRDIRISYASQDPWLFSGSVRDNILFGQPFDKERYHEVTRVCALLKDFEQLPQGDLSFVGERGAALSGGQKARVNLARAVYRDADLYLLDDPLSAVDPRVGRHLLEECISGFLKGKTRILVTHQLQYLQKADTVVVLNHGFVEHQGTFAELAKSNCHIFGSELSDENNEAAHCNDNNSDELDCKTQTTKFWDELKLTTHRVVEGGIGDEEAATGKMSNKVYQGYLTAGNSLCSLIFIAAIFIAGQIAVSGTDYWVAYWTNQETQKMASMESTANVDCRETTSIKLSDLKWCDEFRLLSSNLPIYIYTFCIAGLVILTTLRSFLFVRMCMNASRQIHDSMFNNILRATMRFFNTNPSGRIMNRFSKDIGTMDEVLPKVMLEALQIFAILLGIMAMVVIVNHWMIIPTVVMAVVLYVVRIYYLKTALNVKRLEGMSKAKSPVFSHVNSTLAGLTTIRSRGKSVQELLMREFDRHQDAHTGAWYLTIVASNAFGFILDLVSCSFIACVCFSSILMDNESTLPGSVGLAISQSLILTGLVQYGVRQSTEVISQMTSVERVLQYTNDLPKEGPFTSNNTPASTWPLKGGLILNNVSMRYVEDKPPVLKNLNLTINPGWKIGIVGRTGAGKSSIISALFRLTEVGGEGEIQLDGIDTKSIGLHELRPRISIIPQEPILFSASLRFNLDPFNQFSDAELWDSLRQVELGEVVQTLDFQVTRGGANFSVGQRQLICLARAVLRRNRILVLDEATANVDRGTDALIQKAIRQRFTDCTILTIAHRINTIMDSDRVLVMAEGRIVEFGHPYSLLKNHQDGPFSKMVKQTGSSTSKKLIAIAESAYQLTNSGLEENLNDTLVTNNQDNSTYL, from the exons ATGAATAGCGAGGTGAAACATAGCCAAAAAAACCCGgaggaaaaatcgaattttctgAGTCTGTTAATCTTCGG GTGGATGGCACCTATATTTTGGAAAGGGGCGAAACAGGATCTACAAATAACTGACCTGCAGTACGATCCATTGAGAGCAGACCAGTCCGAATACCTCGGTGATCTTTTGGAGAG AGAATGGTCAAAAGAGTTACTAGAATCGGAGGCTGAGTTGACGCGAAAAGAGAACGGCGAAAAGAAGGCGAAAAGGCGGGCGAGCCTGACGCGGGCGATAATCAGGGCCTTCTGGTTCCCTTACATGTTACAAGGGCTGCTTTTGCTGGTTCAGTCAACGGCGTTGCACGTCTCTCAGCCTATGTTGCAAGAGTGGATAATCGGGTACTTCAACCATGGCGAGAAAAACCTCGTAACGCAAAGCGAGGTCCTCGTCTATGCCGGTTGCCTGGTAATCGTGACTCTCCTTGTCGTCTTTATAACTCACCACACGACTCTGCGCACGCAGCAAATTGGTATGCGAGTCAGGGTTGCTTGCTGCTCGATTTTGTACCGGAAG ATTCTCCGAATCGATCAGGCTTCCTTTAACAACACCGTCTCTGGACGGGTTGCGAATTTAATTAGCAATGACGTTGCTCGGTTTGATATGGTCCCGGTATTTCTTCACCACATTTGGATAATGCCGATACAG GTGATGTTGATAGGATACGTGATGTGGCGATCTGTCGGTGTGGCTTCGTTGGTGGGAATCGGAACAATGATGTTACAGACGATACCGATTCAAGGGTATTTGAGTCACCTCAGCGCAAAGTTGAGGTCAAAGATTGCAGTGAAGACGGACGAGCGCGTGCATTTGATGAGCGAACTGATTTTGGGTATTCAG GTAGTGAAAATGTACTCGTGGGAAAAACCGTTCGAATCGATCATGTCGAAGGTTCGAGGTCTGGAAGTGAAACTGATCGGCTACACTTCATACTTGAGAGGATTCTATCTGAGCGTAATGGCGTTCTCCGAAAGAGTTTCGCTTTATTTAACCCTTATCACGTTTGTCATTATGGGGAATTCCCTCACTGCTCAAATCACCTTCGTTCTCGCCAGTCTGTTCAGCATTCTACAATTCTCTTGCACAATCTGCTTCCCTCAGGCTATCATACAGGCGGGTGAAGCCAACGTGTCTTTGGATAGACTAACG GATTTCCTATTACTTGATGAATTCAAGCATACAGAAAATTTTGCCGTTATAACCGAAATCGAGAAGAATGGAGTTTCGAACAACACGAAGAGAATCAAGTCTCCGGGTCAGCAAACAAGAAACGAAGTTGAAATAGAGATGTGTAAAATTGCCGCTAACTGGGTTCACGGTCAGCTGCCACCGACGCTTTCTGAGGTCTCTTTGACCATAACTGCCAGGTCACTGTGCGCTCTGGTCGGTCCAGTTGGCTCAGGGAAATCGTCACTGCTTCATCTGGTGCTGGGTGAGCTGCCGATCAGAGCTGGAAAACTGTCATTGCTCGCCGGCGGAAATGGGTCGAAAACCAAGATCATCGATACTCGGGATATCCGCATCTCATACGCCAGTCAAGATCCATGGCTGTTCTCCGGTTCCGTTAGGGACAACATTCTCTTCGGTCAGCCGTTTGACAAGGAAAGGTACCACGAG GTAACCAGAGTATGCGCGTTGCTGAAGGACTTCGAGCAGCTTCCTCAGGGTGACTTGAGCTTTGTCGGGGAAAGAGGAGCGGCTCTTTCCGGAGGGCAGAAGGCTCGGGTCAATTTGGCCCGAGCGGTTTACAGAGACGCTGACCTCTACCTGCTCGACGACCCTCTAAGTGCAGTTGACCCTCGAGTTGGCCGGCACTTGCTCGAGGAGTGCATCAGTGGATTCCTGAAAGGAAAAACCCGGATCCTTGTCACTCATCAGCTTCAATATCTCCAGAAGGCAGATACTGTCGTTGTTCTCAATCAT GGTTTCGTTGAACACCAGGGGACCTTCGCTGAACTGGCCAAATCGAATTGTCACATTTTCGGTTCCGAGCTGTCTGACGAAAACAACGAAGCCGCTCACTGTAATGACAACAATTCCGACGAATTGGATTGCAAG ACGCAAACGACTAAATTTTGGGATGAGCTGAAGTTGACGACTCACAGAGTGGTCGAAGGGGGTATCGGAGATGAGGAAGCAGCGACtggaaaaatgtcgaacaaaGTATACCAAGGGTACTTAACAGCCGGTAATAGTTTGTGTTCGCTCATATTTATAGCAGCGATATTCATTGCTGGCCAAATAGCGGTGAGTGGAACCGACTACTGGGTCGCGTATTGGACGAACCAGGAGACTCAGAAGATGGCGTCGATGGAGTCGACGGCAAATGTTGACTGTCGAGAAACGACGAGCATAAAGTTATCGGACTTGAAGTGGTGCGATGAGTTCAGATTGCTGAGTTCAAACCTTCCGATTTACATCTATACATTCTGCATTGCTGGTCTCGTTATATTGACGACACTGCGAAGTTTCCTCTTCGTCAGGATGTGCATGAACGCAAGTCGCCAGATTCACGATTCAATGTTCAACAACATTCTGAGGGCTACAATGAGGTTTTTCAACACTAATCCGTCCG GACGGATCatgaatcgattttcaaaggaCATTGGAACGATGGACGAGGTGCTGCCAAAGGTAATGCTCGAGGCGCTTCAAATATTCGCTATTCTGTTGGGGATTATGGCGATGGTGGTAATTGTCAACCACTGGATGATTATACCGACCGTGGTGATGGCGGTGGTTTTGTACGTGGTTAGAATCTACTACCTGAAAACAGCTTTGAACGTGAAGCGCCTTGAGGGCATGAGTAAGG CCAAAAGTCCGGTTTTCTCACACGTCAATTCTACCCTCGCGGGACTTACGACCATCAGAAGCAGGGGAAAATCGGTACAGGAATTACTGATGCGAGAGTTTGACCGTCATCAAGACGCCCACACGGGCGCTTGGTACCTCACCATTGTCGCCTCGAACGCCTTTGGCTTCATTCTTGACCTCGTTTCCTGCAGTTTTATTGCCTGCGTTTGCTTCTCCTCAATCCTGATGGACAATG AAAGCACTCTTCCTGGTTCCGTCGGACTCGCCATTAGTCAATCGCTGATACTGACTGGCCTTGTTCAGTACGGTGTCCGGCAGAGCACAGAGGTTATCTCGCAGATGACCTCCGTCGAAAGAGTTCTACAGTACACTAATGACTTGCCCAAGGAGGGACCTTTCACCAGTAATAACACTCCCGCGTCGACTTGGCCTTTGAAAGGTGGtttaatattgaataatgTCTCGATGAGGTACGTCGAGGACAAGCCACCGGTTCTTAAG AACCTAAACTTGACGATAAACCCTGGCTGGAAGATTGGTATAGTGGGAAGAACCGGGGCTGGCAAGTCTTCCATAATATCAGCGTTGTTTCGGCTGACTGAAGTTGGAGGTGAGGGTGAAATACAGCTGGATGGGATCGACACGAAGTCCATCGGACTGCACGAGCTGCGACCCAGAATCTCGATCATCCCTCAGGAGCCGATTTTGTTCTCGGCGAGTCTCCGGTTCAACTTGGATCCCTTCAACCAATTTTCGGATGCCGAGCTTTGGGACAGTCTGCGGCAAGTTGAGCTTGGTGAGGTGGTGCAGACCCTCGATTTCCAGGTCACCAGGGGCGGAGCAAACTTCAGCGTTGGACAACGCCAACTGATATGCTTAGCTAGAGCCGTTCTCAGGAGGAATCGAATCCTCGTTCTTGATGAAGCAACCGCCAATGTTGACCGAGG aACCGATGCTCTGATCCAAAAGGCCATCAGGCAGAGATTCACTGATTGCACGATACTGACGATTGCTCATAGAATCAACACGATAATGGACAGTGACCGCGTCTTGGTCATGGCGGAAGGCCGTATCGTG GAGTTCGGTCATCCCTATTCACTGTTGAAAAATCATCAGGACGGTCCGTTTTCGAAAATGGTCAAACAAACCGGCAGTTCGAcgtcgaaaaaattaattgccaTCGCCGAGAGCGCCTATCAATTGACGAACTCTGGATTGGAGGAAAATCTAAACGATACTTTAGTCACTAACAATCAAGATAACTCGACGTATTTGTAG
- the LOC107226014 gene encoding choline-phosphate cytidylyltransferase A isoform X1 encodes MSRKRTREEMMLNKVSSHQKNHRNEVNDASCSREDSPAHPSICKEAPFSDEIEAEAERDACDYSTRITLKAAKYGKAPRRVRVYADGIYDLFHQGHARQLMQAKNIFPNVYLIVGVCSDELTHSKKGRTVMTDSERYDAVRHCRYVDEVVRDAPWELDDEFLTKHKIDFVAHDDIPYMTDDGSDLYAFLKRKGMFVATERTEGVSTSDIVARIVKDYDIYVRRNLARGYSAKELNVSFLSEKKFRLQNKIDDLKDKGKRVMENIGEKRVDMISKWEEKSRDFIDAFLLLFGREGRLVGISSTIWNESKGRLMQALSPPASPKRDGSPSSSSGSDSNGGNNDDDQTSPPPKKTGRYEFALHNNHFTSDDYSDDDDDAEVNDNNKNSDVCVVKNEDNENGDHATSKHISK; translated from the exons ATGTCAAGAAAGCGAACGAGAGAAGAAATGATGCTTAATAAAGTGTCGTcacatcaaaaaaatcatcgcAATGAAGTCAACGACGCTTCGTGTTCCCGGGAAGATTCGCCTGCTCATCCG tCCATATGCAAGGAAGCGCCTTTCAGCGACGAGATCGAGGCGGAAGCTGAAAGAGACGCCTGCGATTACTCAACTCGTATCACATTGAAAGCGGCCAAATATGGAAAAG CACCCAGAAGAGTGAGAGTATACGCAGATGGTATTTATGATCTTTTTCATCAGGGTCACGCAAGGCAGCTTATGCAAGCAAAAAACATATTCCCAAACGTCTATCTGATTGTCGGAg TGTGCAGCGATGAATTAACGCACAGTAAAAAGGGGCGAACAGTTATGACAGACTCGGAAAGATACGACGCTGTTAGGCATTGTCGTTATGTCGACGAAGTCGTCAGAGATGCTCCGTGGGAATTGGACGACGAATTCTTGACTAAACACAAG aTCGACTTTGTCGCCCATGATGACATACCTTACATGACCGACGATGGTTCGGATTTGTATGCCTTTCTAAAGCGGAAGGGAATGTTTGTCGCAACCGAGAGAACGGAGGGTGTTTCCACCTCCGATATCGTTGCAAGGATAGTAAAAGACTACGATATTTATGTGAGAAGGAATTTGGCAAGGGGCTATAGCGCCAAGGAACTCAACGTATCCTTCTTAAGC gaaaaaaagtttcgccTCCAAAACAAGATAGATGATCTTAAGGACAAGGGTAAAAGGGTCATGGAAAATATCGGCGAGAAGAGAGTAGACATGATAAGTAAATGGGAAGAGAAATCTCGCGACTTTATTGACGCATTTCTATTGCTATTCGGAAGGGAGGGTCGTCTGGTTGGTATTTCT TCGACAATATGGAACGAAAGTAAAGGGCGGTTAATGCAAGCCCTTTCGCCACCAGCGAGTCCAAAAAGAGATGGAAGtcccagcagcagcagcggcagtgACAGTAACGGAGGAAATAACGACGACGATCAGACAAG tCCTCCGCCAAAGAAGACGGGACGTTACGAATTTGCCTTACATAACAATCACTTCACGAGCGATGATTAcagcgacgacgacgatgacgccGAAgttaacgataataataagaacAGCGACGTCTGCGTCGTCAAGAACGAAGATAATGAAAATGGTGATCACGCAACGTCGAAACACATTTCCAAATAG
- the LOC107225998 gene encoding ATP-binding cassette sub-family C member 4 isoform X2, whose product MNSEVKHSQKNPEEKSNFLSLLIFGWMAPIFWKGAKQDLQITDLQYDPLRADQSEYLGDLLEREWSKELLESEAELTRKENGEKKAKRRASLTRAIIRAFWFPYMLQGLLLLVQSTALHVSQPMLQEWIIGYFNHGEKNLVTQSEVLVYAGCLVIVTLLVVFITHHTTLRTQQIGMRVRVACCSILYRKILRIDQASFNNTVSGRVANLISNDVARFDMVPVFLHHIWIMPIQVMLIGYVMWRSVGVASLVGIGTMMLQTIPIQGYLSHLSAKLRSKIAVKTDERVHLMSELILGIQVVKMYSWEKPFESIMSKVRGLEVKLIGYTSYLRGFYLSVMAFSERVSLYLTLITFVIMGNSLTAQITFVLASLFSILQFSCTICFPQAIIQAGEANVSLDRLTDFLLLDEFKHTENFAVITEIEKNGVSNNTKRIKSPGQQTRNEVEIEMCKIAANWVHGQLPPTLSEVSLTITARSLCALVGPVGSGKSSLLHLVLGELPIRAGKLSLLAGGNGSKTKIIDTRDIRISYASQDPWLFSGSVRDNILFGQPFDKERYHEVTRVCALLKDFEQLPQGDLSFVGERGAALSGGQKARVNLARAVYRDADLYLLDDPLSAVDPRVGRHLLEECISGFLKGKTRILVTHQLQYLQKADTVVVLNHGFVEHQGTFAELAKSNCHIFGSELSDENNEAAHCNDNNSDELDCKTQTTKFWDELKLTTHRVVEGGIGDEEAATGKMSNKVYQGYLTAGNSLCSLIFIAAIFIAGQIAVSGTDYWVAYWTNQETQKMASMESTANVDCRETTSIKLSDLKWCDEFRLLSSNLPIYIYTFCIAGLVILTTLRSFLFVRMCMNASRQIHDSMFNNILRATMRFFNTNPSGRIMNRFSKDIGTMDEVLPKVMLEALQIFAILLGIMAMVVIVNHWMIIPTVVMAVVLYVVRIYYLKTALNVKRLEGMTKSPVFSHVNSTLAGLTTIRSRGKSVQELLMREFDRHQDAHTGAWYLTIVASNAFGFILDLVSCSFIACVCFSSILMDNESTLPGSVGLAISQSLILTGLVQYGVRQSTEVISQMTSVERVLQYTNDLPKEGPFTSNNTPASTWPLKGGLILNNVSMRYVEDKPPVLKNLNLTINPGWKIGIVGRTGAGKSSIISALFRLTEVGGEGEIQLDGIDTKSIGLHELRPRISIIPQEPILFSASLRFNLDPFNQFSDAELWDSLRQVELGEVVQTLDFQVTRGGANFSVGQRQLICLARAVLRRNRILVLDEATANVDRGTDALIQKAIRQRFTDCTILTIAHRINTIMDSDRVLVMAEGRIVEFGHPYSLLKNHQDGPFSKMVKQTGSSTSKKLIAIAESAYQLTNSGLEENLNDTLVTNNQDNSTYL is encoded by the exons ATGAATAGCGAGGTGAAACATAGCCAAAAAAACCCGgaggaaaaatcgaattttctgAGTCTGTTAATCTTCGG GTGGATGGCACCTATATTTTGGAAAGGGGCGAAACAGGATCTACAAATAACTGACCTGCAGTACGATCCATTGAGAGCAGACCAGTCCGAATACCTCGGTGATCTTTTGGAGAG AGAATGGTCAAAAGAGTTACTAGAATCGGAGGCTGAGTTGACGCGAAAAGAGAACGGCGAAAAGAAGGCGAAAAGGCGGGCGAGCCTGACGCGGGCGATAATCAGGGCCTTCTGGTTCCCTTACATGTTACAAGGGCTGCTTTTGCTGGTTCAGTCAACGGCGTTGCACGTCTCTCAGCCTATGTTGCAAGAGTGGATAATCGGGTACTTCAACCATGGCGAGAAAAACCTCGTAACGCAAAGCGAGGTCCTCGTCTATGCCGGTTGCCTGGTAATCGTGACTCTCCTTGTCGTCTTTATAACTCACCACACGACTCTGCGCACGCAGCAAATTGGTATGCGAGTCAGGGTTGCTTGCTGCTCGATTTTGTACCGGAAG ATTCTCCGAATCGATCAGGCTTCCTTTAACAACACCGTCTCTGGACGGGTTGCGAATTTAATTAGCAATGACGTTGCTCGGTTTGATATGGTCCCGGTATTTCTTCACCACATTTGGATAATGCCGATACAG GTGATGTTGATAGGATACGTGATGTGGCGATCTGTCGGTGTGGCTTCGTTGGTGGGAATCGGAACAATGATGTTACAGACGATACCGATTCAAGGGTATTTGAGTCACCTCAGCGCAAAGTTGAGGTCAAAGATTGCAGTGAAGACGGACGAGCGCGTGCATTTGATGAGCGAACTGATTTTGGGTATTCAG GTAGTGAAAATGTACTCGTGGGAAAAACCGTTCGAATCGATCATGTCGAAGGTTCGAGGTCTGGAAGTGAAACTGATCGGCTACACTTCATACTTGAGAGGATTCTATCTGAGCGTAATGGCGTTCTCCGAAAGAGTTTCGCTTTATTTAACCCTTATCACGTTTGTCATTATGGGGAATTCCCTCACTGCTCAAATCACCTTCGTTCTCGCCAGTCTGTTCAGCATTCTACAATTCTCTTGCACAATCTGCTTCCCTCAGGCTATCATACAGGCGGGTGAAGCCAACGTGTCTTTGGATAGACTAACG GATTTCCTATTACTTGATGAATTCAAGCATACAGAAAATTTTGCCGTTATAACCGAAATCGAGAAGAATGGAGTTTCGAACAACACGAAGAGAATCAAGTCTCCGGGTCAGCAAACAAGAAACGAAGTTGAAATAGAGATGTGTAAAATTGCCGCTAACTGGGTTCACGGTCAGCTGCCACCGACGCTTTCTGAGGTCTCTTTGACCATAACTGCCAGGTCACTGTGCGCTCTGGTCGGTCCAGTTGGCTCAGGGAAATCGTCACTGCTTCATCTGGTGCTGGGTGAGCTGCCGATCAGAGCTGGAAAACTGTCATTGCTCGCCGGCGGAAATGGGTCGAAAACCAAGATCATCGATACTCGGGATATCCGCATCTCATACGCCAGTCAAGATCCATGGCTGTTCTCCGGTTCCGTTAGGGACAACATTCTCTTCGGTCAGCCGTTTGACAAGGAAAGGTACCACGAG GTAACCAGAGTATGCGCGTTGCTGAAGGACTTCGAGCAGCTTCCTCAGGGTGACTTGAGCTTTGTCGGGGAAAGAGGAGCGGCTCTTTCCGGAGGGCAGAAGGCTCGGGTCAATTTGGCCCGAGCGGTTTACAGAGACGCTGACCTCTACCTGCTCGACGACCCTCTAAGTGCAGTTGACCCTCGAGTTGGCCGGCACTTGCTCGAGGAGTGCATCAGTGGATTCCTGAAAGGAAAAACCCGGATCCTTGTCACTCATCAGCTTCAATATCTCCAGAAGGCAGATACTGTCGTTGTTCTCAATCAT GGTTTCGTTGAACACCAGGGGACCTTCGCTGAACTGGCCAAATCGAATTGTCACATTTTCGGTTCCGAGCTGTCTGACGAAAACAACGAAGCCGCTCACTGTAATGACAACAATTCCGACGAATTGGATTGCAAG ACGCAAACGACTAAATTTTGGGATGAGCTGAAGTTGACGACTCACAGAGTGGTCGAAGGGGGTATCGGAGATGAGGAAGCAGCGACtggaaaaatgtcgaacaaaGTATACCAAGGGTACTTAACAGCCGGTAATAGTTTGTGTTCGCTCATATTTATAGCAGCGATATTCATTGCTGGCCAAATAGCGGTGAGTGGAACCGACTACTGGGTCGCGTATTGGACGAACCAGGAGACTCAGAAGATGGCGTCGATGGAGTCGACGGCAAATGTTGACTGTCGAGAAACGACGAGCATAAAGTTATCGGACTTGAAGTGGTGCGATGAGTTCAGATTGCTGAGTTCAAACCTTCCGATTTACATCTATACATTCTGCATTGCTGGTCTCGTTATATTGACGACACTGCGAAGTTTCCTCTTCGTCAGGATGTGCATGAACGCAAGTCGCCAGATTCACGATTCAATGTTCAACAACATTCTGAGGGCTACAATGAGGTTTTTCAACACTAATCCGTCCG GACGGATCatgaatcgattttcaaaggaCATTGGAACGATGGACGAGGTGCTGCCAAAGGTAATGCTCGAGGCGCTTCAAATATTCGCTATTCTGTTGGGGATTATGGCGATGGTGGTAATTGTCAACCACTGGATGATTATACCGACCGTGGTGATGGCGGTGGTTTTGTACGTGGTTAGAATCTACTACCTGAAAACAGCTTTGAACGTGAAGCGCCTTGAGGGCATGA CCAAAAGTCCGGTTTTCTCACACGTCAATTCTACCCTCGCGGGACTTACGACCATCAGAAGCAGGGGAAAATCGGTACAGGAATTACTGATGCGAGAGTTTGACCGTCATCAAGACGCCCACACGGGCGCTTGGTACCTCACCATTGTCGCCTCGAACGCCTTTGGCTTCATTCTTGACCTCGTTTCCTGCAGTTTTATTGCCTGCGTTTGCTTCTCCTCAATCCTGATGGACAATG AAAGCACTCTTCCTGGTTCCGTCGGACTCGCCATTAGTCAATCGCTGATACTGACTGGCCTTGTTCAGTACGGTGTCCGGCAGAGCACAGAGGTTATCTCGCAGATGACCTCCGTCGAAAGAGTTCTACAGTACACTAATGACTTGCCCAAGGAGGGACCTTTCACCAGTAATAACACTCCCGCGTCGACTTGGCCTTTGAAAGGTGGtttaatattgaataatgTCTCGATGAGGTACGTCGAGGACAAGCCACCGGTTCTTAAG AACCTAAACTTGACGATAAACCCTGGCTGGAAGATTGGTATAGTGGGAAGAACCGGGGCTGGCAAGTCTTCCATAATATCAGCGTTGTTTCGGCTGACTGAAGTTGGAGGTGAGGGTGAAATACAGCTGGATGGGATCGACACGAAGTCCATCGGACTGCACGAGCTGCGACCCAGAATCTCGATCATCCCTCAGGAGCCGATTTTGTTCTCGGCGAGTCTCCGGTTCAACTTGGATCCCTTCAACCAATTTTCGGATGCCGAGCTTTGGGACAGTCTGCGGCAAGTTGAGCTTGGTGAGGTGGTGCAGACCCTCGATTTCCAGGTCACCAGGGGCGGAGCAAACTTCAGCGTTGGACAACGCCAACTGATATGCTTAGCTAGAGCCGTTCTCAGGAGGAATCGAATCCTCGTTCTTGATGAAGCAACCGCCAATGTTGACCGAGG aACCGATGCTCTGATCCAAAAGGCCATCAGGCAGAGATTCACTGATTGCACGATACTGACGATTGCTCATAGAATCAACACGATAATGGACAGTGACCGCGTCTTGGTCATGGCGGAAGGCCGTATCGTG GAGTTCGGTCATCCCTATTCACTGTTGAAAAATCATCAGGACGGTCCGTTTTCGAAAATGGTCAAACAAACCGGCAGTTCGAcgtcgaaaaaattaattgccaTCGCCGAGAGCGCCTATCAATTGACGAACTCTGGATTGGAGGAAAATCTAAACGATACTTTAGTCACTAACAATCAAGATAACTCGACGTATTTGTAG
- the LOC107226014 gene encoding choline-phosphate cytidylyltransferase A isoform X2 — MSRKRTREEMMLNKVSSHQKNHRNEVNDASCSREDSPAHPSICKEAPFSDEIEAEAERDACDYSTRITLKAAKYGKAPRRVRVYADGIYDLFHQGHARQLMQAKNIFPNVYLIVGVCSDELTHSKKGRTVMTDSERYDAVRHCRYVDEVVRDAPWELDDEFLTKHKIDFVAHDDIPYMTDDGSDLYAFLKRKGMFVATERTEGVSTSDIVARIVKDYDIYVRRNLARGYSAKELNVSFLSEKKFRLQNKIDDLKDKGKRVMENIGEKRVDMISKWEEKSRDFIDAFLLLFGREGRLSTIWNESKGRLMQALSPPASPKRDGSPSSSSGSDSNGGNNDDDQTSPPPKKTGRYEFALHNNHFTSDDYSDDDDDAEVNDNNKNSDVCVVKNEDNENGDHATSKHISK, encoded by the exons ATGTCAAGAAAGCGAACGAGAGAAGAAATGATGCTTAATAAAGTGTCGTcacatcaaaaaaatcatcgcAATGAAGTCAACGACGCTTCGTGTTCCCGGGAAGATTCGCCTGCTCATCCG tCCATATGCAAGGAAGCGCCTTTCAGCGACGAGATCGAGGCGGAAGCTGAAAGAGACGCCTGCGATTACTCAACTCGTATCACATTGAAAGCGGCCAAATATGGAAAAG CACCCAGAAGAGTGAGAGTATACGCAGATGGTATTTATGATCTTTTTCATCAGGGTCACGCAAGGCAGCTTATGCAAGCAAAAAACATATTCCCAAACGTCTATCTGATTGTCGGAg TGTGCAGCGATGAATTAACGCACAGTAAAAAGGGGCGAACAGTTATGACAGACTCGGAAAGATACGACGCTGTTAGGCATTGTCGTTATGTCGACGAAGTCGTCAGAGATGCTCCGTGGGAATTGGACGACGAATTCTTGACTAAACACAAG aTCGACTTTGTCGCCCATGATGACATACCTTACATGACCGACGATGGTTCGGATTTGTATGCCTTTCTAAAGCGGAAGGGAATGTTTGTCGCAACCGAGAGAACGGAGGGTGTTTCCACCTCCGATATCGTTGCAAGGATAGTAAAAGACTACGATATTTATGTGAGAAGGAATTTGGCAAGGGGCTATAGCGCCAAGGAACTCAACGTATCCTTCTTAAGC gaaaaaaagtttcgccTCCAAAACAAGATAGATGATCTTAAGGACAAGGGTAAAAGGGTCATGGAAAATATCGGCGAGAAGAGAGTAGACATGATAAGTAAATGGGAAGAGAAATCTCGCGACTTTATTGACGCATTTCTATTGCTATTCGGAAGGGAGGGTCGTCTG TCGACAATATGGAACGAAAGTAAAGGGCGGTTAATGCAAGCCCTTTCGCCACCAGCGAGTCCAAAAAGAGATGGAAGtcccagcagcagcagcggcagtgACAGTAACGGAGGAAATAACGACGACGATCAGACAAG tCCTCCGCCAAAGAAGACGGGACGTTACGAATTTGCCTTACATAACAATCACTTCACGAGCGATGATTAcagcgacgacgacgatgacgccGAAgttaacgataataataagaacAGCGACGTCTGCGTCGTCAAGAACGAAGATAATGAAAATGGTGATCACGCAACGTCGAAACACATTTCCAAATAG